One genomic segment of Rhizobium viscosum includes these proteins:
- a CDS encoding ATP-binding protein codes for MKIFRLPSLPLATVTAVIIGVMLLLSVGMTYLGAIWYSTYLEESIIENLPPRAAAAYRDLDNGVVPDQDALKLLLSNLNGLQEEQTDFQLQILILTSGLLSALVCAIIGIFLARRIARPLAELTSAAEGLKSGDFSVSVAASRHATREVSSLVDTFNALATSLDSMEKRLRFNNMAVAHELRTPLTILRGSLQGMLDGVFPMDRKMMSDLLVQVEGLGRIVEDLRTLSLAIGQKLVMERERTDVSQVVEAVLTSAKLMLETSTLTLETGLQPAFISVDSPRIRQAVLALLENASRYAADGNWLRCETEQLPDESVVIRFLDRGPGFPEGLDAVATNPFWRGDPSRSRATGGTGLGLSVVQAIAVAHGGHLEFANREGGGAMVAIHLRPA; via the coding sequence ATGAAAATATTCAGGCTCCCCTCGCTGCCGCTTGCAACGGTTACCGCTGTCATCATCGGAGTGATGCTGCTTCTCAGCGTCGGCATGACCTATCTCGGGGCTATCTGGTATTCCACCTATCTTGAGGAAAGCATCATTGAAAACCTGCCACCGAGAGCCGCGGCTGCTTATCGCGATCTGGACAATGGCGTGGTCCCCGACCAGGATGCGCTCAAGCTCCTCCTCTCTAACCTCAATGGGCTGCAGGAAGAACAGACAGATTTCCAGCTCCAGATCCTGATTCTGACCTCCGGCCTGCTTTCAGCCCTCGTCTGCGCCATTATCGGGATATTTCTGGCGCGACGGATCGCAAGGCCTCTCGCAGAGCTCACATCTGCTGCCGAAGGCCTGAAATCCGGCGACTTTTCGGTGAGCGTCGCTGCCTCGCGCCACGCCACCCGAGAAGTCTCCAGTCTCGTGGATACCTTCAATGCGCTTGCAACCAGCCTCGACAGCATGGAAAAAAGGCTGCGCTTCAACAACATGGCGGTCGCCCACGAATTGCGCACGCCACTGACGATCCTGCGGGGTTCGTTGCAGGGCATGCTCGACGGCGTTTTTCCAATGGACCGGAAGATGATGTCCGATCTCCTGGTCCAGGTGGAAGGCCTTGGAAGAATTGTCGAAGATCTGCGTACCCTGTCGCTGGCGATCGGCCAGAAACTCGTCATGGAGCGTGAACGGACCGACGTGTCGCAGGTAGTGGAAGCGGTGCTGACATCGGCCAAACTCATGCTGGAGACGAGCACGCTGACGCTCGAAACCGGTCTGCAACCCGCCTTTATATCAGTGGACTCGCCGCGTATTCGCCAGGCCGTGCTGGCGCTTCTGGAAAATGCCAGCCGCTATGCGGCAGACGGCAATTGGCTGCGCTGCGAAACGGAGCAATTGCCGGATGAGAGCGTCGTCATCCGCTTTCTGGATCGAGGCCCCGGATTTCCTGAAGGACTGGATGCTGTGGCCACGAACCCCTTCTGGCGCGGTGATCCCTCACGGTCTCGTGCAACGGGCGGCACAGGACTGGGACTATCGGTGGTGCAGGCCATCGCGGTTGCCCATGGCGGACATCTTGAATTCGCAAACCGGGAGGGCGGCGGCGCGATGGTCGCAATCCACCTGCGTCCGGCATAG
- a CDS encoding response regulator, which translates to MDNSLVLIVEDEPAIAQILEGYLLRDGFRTVRAGDGEIALQHHAHLKPDLVLLDVRLPKLDGFDVLARLRQTGSTPVIMVTAVADDIDRLSGLRLGADDYVVKPFNPQEVVARVKAVLRRTRGDQAEVIKRFGAIEVDFTSYTAFVTRDERRTHLPLTLSEFRILAYMIRHPTQAFARADILDACLPESDALVRTVDTHISNLRRKLEELGQNGFFPAVRGIGYRFSDPR; encoded by the coding sequence GTGGATAACAGTCTCGTTCTGATCGTTGAGGATGAACCGGCAATCGCGCAGATACTGGAAGGGTATTTGTTGCGTGACGGATTCCGTACCGTTCGCGCCGGCGACGGCGAAATAGCGCTTCAACATCATGCCCATCTGAAACCCGATCTTGTGCTGCTTGACGTGCGCCTGCCGAAACTCGACGGTTTCGACGTGCTCGCGCGCCTGCGCCAGACAGGATCGACGCCGGTGATCATGGTGACGGCCGTTGCCGACGACATCGACCGGTTGAGCGGCCTGCGCCTCGGCGCCGACGATTATGTGGTCAAACCCTTCAATCCGCAGGAGGTTGTTGCCCGGGTCAAAGCCGTGCTGCGCCGGACGCGGGGAGACCAGGCCGAGGTCATCAAACGGTTTGGCGCTATAGAGGTCGATTTCACCAGCTACACTGCGTTTGTCACGAGGGATGAGCGCCGCACGCATCTACCCCTGACGCTCAGTGAATTTCGAATTCTCGCCTATATGATCCGCCATCCGACCCAGGCTTTCGCGCGCGCCGATATTCTCGACGCCTGCCTGCCGGAAAGCGACGCTCTGGTGCGCACTGTCGACACGCATATTTCCAACCTTCGGCGCAAACTGGAAGAGTTGGGGCAGAACGGCTTCTTTCCTGCCGTGAGGGGAATTGGCTATCGTTTTTCGGATCCGAGATGA
- a CDS encoding phosphatase PAP2 family protein, which yields MRKFVSGYWNSASSGVRLPATPFGADRAPAVIGTSIVWVSFVFVVFPDLDLMVSRWFASGGIFVLADNPFLREVRDKGRLAQPYLIGSMIVLIALQRLLPGRMRVYPPEKPLFVLLSFAAGPLLTVQTLKVLIGRVRPRDIVEFGGTMDFTPVWQFSAACSRNCSFPSGEASAAAASMSLLVLVPAEFRRAAAIVLVPCLLFVAFNRVIFGAHFLSDVVLGWLLTMFAMAWVWRWMDAYTEAKLWR from the coding sequence TTGCGAAAATTTGTATCTGGTTACTGGAATTCTGCCTCCAGCGGTGTGCGCCTGCCGGCAACGCCATTCGGGGCTGATCGGGCGCCTGCCGTCATCGGCACATCGATCGTCTGGGTCAGTTTCGTCTTTGTCGTCTTTCCCGATCTCGATCTCATGGTCTCGCGCTGGTTTGCCAGCGGGGGGATTTTCGTTCTGGCCGACAATCCATTCCTGCGGGAAGTGAGGGATAAAGGCCGCCTCGCACAGCCCTATCTTATCGGTTCGATGATCGTGCTGATCGCGCTGCAGAGGCTCCTGCCGGGACGCATGCGGGTCTACCCGCCCGAGAAGCCCTTGTTCGTCCTCCTGAGCTTTGCCGCAGGCCCGCTCCTCACGGTCCAGACGCTCAAGGTTCTCATCGGGCGTGTACGGCCTCGTGACATTGTCGAGTTCGGCGGGACCATGGATTTTACGCCGGTGTGGCAGTTTTCCGCCGCGTGCAGCCGCAACTGCTCCTTCCCTTCCGGCGAGGCTTCCGCAGCTGCGGCATCAATGTCGCTGCTGGTTCTGGTGCCCGCCGAGTTCAGGCGGGCGGCCGCGATAGTGCTGGTGCCTTGCCTCTTGTTTGTGGCGTTCAATCGCGTGATTTTCGGCGCTCATTTCCTTTCGGACGTCGTGCTTGGCTGGCTGCTGACGATGTTCGCCATGGCCTGGGTCTGGCGCTGGATGGATGCGTATACGGAAGCAAAGCTTTGGCGGTGA
- a CDS encoding cupredoxin domain-containing protein yields the protein MKVMSVMTVMAILPKLCLAAALSLMGTAASAATIEVTIEKLEFRPAVVKAQPGDMILWRNKDVMDHTATSRGSFDVVIPAGKSGSTVVKGDGAVDYYCRYHPNMKGRIEVGR from the coding sequence ATGAAGGTCATGAGTGTCATGACCGTCATGGCGATCCTGCCCAAACTCTGCCTTGCGGCCGCCCTCTCCCTCATGGGAACGGCCGCAAGCGCCGCCACGATCGAGGTCACCATCGAAAAACTGGAGTTCAGGCCGGCGGTGGTGAAAGCGCAGCCGGGCGATATGATCCTCTGGCGGAACAAGGATGTGATGGATCACACCGCTACATCCAGAGGGAGTTTCGACGTGGTGATCCCCGCGGGCAAGTCGGGGTCGACTGTGGTGAAGGGTGACGGGGCGGTGGATTATTACTGCCGGTATCATCCCAATATGAAGGGGCGGATCGAGGTGGGGCGGTAG
- a CDS encoding DUF4142 domain-containing protein translates to MQKHLIAALAAFALSAPAAFAAGAAPTDPEIAHIAYTAGVIDIEAAKQAVEKSKDKEVVAFAKDMIRDHEAVNKQALDLVKKLKVTPEDNDTSKTLTSNAEKERQKLSKLKGAAFDKAYVDNEVAYHKAVNDALKTTLIPAAQNPDLKALLETGLKLFQGHEQHAEHIASMLK, encoded by the coding sequence ATGCAGAAACACCTTATCGCCGCGCTCGCCGCTTTCGCGCTCTCCGCCCCCGCTGCTTTCGCCGCCGGCGCAGCGCCCACCGATCCTGAGATCGCCCATATCGCCTATACGGCCGGCGTCATCGATATCGAGGCGGCCAAGCAGGCGGTCGAAAAATCCAAGGACAAGGAAGTCGTCGCCTTCGCCAAGGATATGATCCGCGACCACGAGGCCGTCAACAAACAGGCGCTCGATCTCGTCAAGAAGCTCAAGGTGACGCCCGAGGACAATGATACCAGCAAAACGCTGACATCAAATGCCGAGAAGGAGCGGCAGAAACTCTCCAAACTGAAGGGTGCGGCCTTCGACAAGGCTTATGTTGACAATGAAGTGGCCTATCACAAGGCCGTCAACGACGCCCTGAAGACGACGCTGATCCCAGCCGCGCAGAACCCCGACCTGAAGGCCCTGCTCGAAACCGGCCTGAAGCTTTTTCAGGGCCATGAGCAGCATGCCGAGCATATTGCATCGATGCTGAAATGA
- a CDS encoding RNA polymerase sigma factor, translated as MVRQAERAAAERSDPELVAMALARDPEGFRAIMRRYNQRLFRIARGILRDDAMAEDALQDAYLKAFRHLADFEGASAFSTWLTRIVMNEALGRLRKASRTPEVPVDTAAMQSRILDFPTGSPIDNPETTMAQRQILKLVEEATDSLPEEFRLVFIARVIEEMSVEETAELLSLKPETVRSRLHRARALLRRQLDEMIGPIALDAFPFAGWKCDRLTERVMERLAGK; from the coding sequence ATGGTACGGCAGGCGGAAAGAGCGGCAGCAGAGAGAAGCGACCCGGAACTGGTGGCGATGGCGCTGGCGCGCGATCCCGAGGGGTTCCGCGCCATCATGCGGCGCTATAACCAGCGGCTGTTCCGCATTGCCCGCGGCATCCTGCGCGATGATGCGATGGCGGAGGATGCCCTGCAGGATGCCTATCTCAAGGCCTTCCGCCACCTTGCCGATTTTGAGGGCGCCAGCGCCTTTTCCACCTGGCTGACGCGCATCGTCATGAACGAGGCGCTCGGCCGGCTTCGCAAGGCGAGCCGCACGCCCGAAGTGCCCGTCGATACTGCGGCGATGCAAAGCCGCATCCTGGATTTTCCCACCGGTTCGCCCATCGACAATCCCGAGACCACAATGGCGCAGCGACAGATCCTGAAACTCGTGGAAGAGGCGACCGACAGCCTGCCGGAAGAATTCCGCCTCGTCTTCATCGCCAGGGTGATCGAGGAGATGAGCGTCGAAGAAACAGCCGAACTGCTCTCCCTCAAACCCGAAACCGTGCGCAGCCGCCTGCACCGGGCCCGCGCGCTGCTCCGCCGCCAGCTCGACGAGATGATCGGGCCGATCGCATTGGATGCGTTTCCCTTCGCCGGCTGGAAATGCGACCGGCTGACCGAGCGGGTGATGGAGCGGCTGGCGGGAAAGTAA
- a CDS encoding amino acid transporter: protein MKPLADDAWNPWHPAELMQRLDASFCWYVVGGWALDLWHGIETREHEDLEFAVLPEDLDRARALLGELMFFAVDDGRFEPLPAAARPPEKVMQFWGADIDEGCWRVDMMLERGTADSWVYKRDPAIGAPRAEMIRTSPGGIPYLAPEAVLLFKARHCREKDEGDFDRAVPKLDTSGRARLRGWLQHCHPGHDWIARL from the coding sequence ATGAAACCCCTTGCCGACGACGCCTGGAATCCCTGGCATCCAGCCGAGCTGATGCAGCGGCTCGACGCGAGTTTTTGCTGGTACGTCGTCGGTGGCTGGGCGCTGGATCTCTGGCACGGCATCGAGACCCGGGAGCATGAGGATCTGGAATTTGCGGTGCTTCCCGAAGACCTCGACCGCGCCCGCGCCCTGCTGGGCGAACTCATGTTTTTCGCGGTCGACGACGGCCGCTTCGAGCCTCTGCCGGCCGCCGCCCGGCCGCCTGAAAAGGTCATGCAATTCTGGGGCGCCGATATCGATGAAGGCTGCTGGCGCGTGGACATGATGCTGGAGCGCGGCACCGCTGACAGCTGGGTCTACAAGCGCGACCCGGCGATTGGCGCGCCGCGTGCCGAGATGATCCGCACGAGCCCCGGCGGCATTCCCTACCTCGCACCAGAAGCCGTGCTGCTCTTCAAGGCTAGGCATTGCCGGGAGAAGGACGAAGGCGATTTCGACCGCGCCGTGCCGAAACTCGACACTTCTGGGCGCGCCCGGCTGCGCGGCTGGCTGCAACATTGCCATCCCGGTCACGACTGGATCGCGCGTCTCTAA
- a CDS encoding metal ABC transporter substrate-binding protein, translated as MLEGVRRSVLTGMMGAAFAAMLTVVPAAAQEKFKAVTTFTVIADIARNVAGDAAVVESITKPGAEIHNYQPTPGDIRRAQGAQLILWNGLNLELWFEKFFQNLKSVPGVVVSEGVEPMGITEGPYTGKPNPHAWMSPAAALIYVDNIRDAFVKYDPDNAEAYKANAETYKTKIKAVIDPIKAELAKVPEDKRWLVSSEGAFSYLARDFGLKELYLWPINADQQGTPQQVRKVIDAVRKNKIAVVFSESTISSAPAEQVARETGARYGGVLYVDSLTEADGEVPTYIDLLRVTSDTIAKGLIQ; from the coding sequence ATGCTTGAAGGGGTAAGGCGGTCGGTTCTGACCGGAATGATGGGGGCGGCATTTGCGGCCATGCTGACGGTGGTCCCGGCCGCCGCGCAGGAGAAATTCAAGGCGGTCACGACATTCACAGTCATCGCCGACATCGCCAGGAATGTCGCCGGCGATGCTGCTGTCGTTGAATCAATCACCAAGCCCGGTGCGGAGATTCACAACTATCAGCCGACACCGGGCGACATCCGGCGGGCGCAGGGTGCGCAGCTGATCCTCTGGAACGGCCTCAATCTCGAGCTCTGGTTCGAGAAGTTCTTCCAGAACCTGAAGAGCGTTCCCGGAGTTGTCGTATCCGAAGGCGTCGAGCCGATGGGCATTACCGAGGGCCCTTACACCGGCAAGCCGAACCCGCATGCCTGGATGTCGCCGGCGGCGGCTTTGATCTACGTCGACAATATCCGCGACGCCTTCGTGAAGTATGATCCTGATAACGCCGAGGCCTACAAGGCCAATGCAGAGACCTACAAGACAAAGATCAAGGCTGTCATCGACCCGATCAAGGCGGAACTCGCCAAGGTTCCGGAAGACAAGCGCTGGCTGGTCTCCAGCGAGGGAGCCTTCTCCTATCTCGCCCGCGACTTCGGTTTGAAGGAACTCTATCTCTGGCCGATCAACGCCGATCAGCAGGGTACGCCACAGCAGGTCCGCAAGGTGATCGATGCGGTGCGCAAGAACAAGATCGCCGTCGTCTTCTCCGAAAGTACGATCTCGTCCGCGCCTGCCGAGCAGGTGGCACGCGAGACCGGCGCCAGATATGGCGGCGTGCTCTACGTCGACTCGCTGACCGAAGCCGATGGCGAGGTTCCGACCTATATCGATCTGCTCCGTGTCACTTCGGACACGATCGCCAAAGGTCTGATCCAGTGA
- a CDS encoding manganese/iron ABC transporter ATP-binding protein, which produces MTAPVTNRVRLASSDAGSGIVVKGATVTYRNGHTALREASFQIPTGTISALVGVNGSGKSTLFKAIMGFVRLAKGEIRVLGVPVAEALRRNLVAYVPQAEEVDWNFPVLVEDVVMMGRYGHMGMMRLPKAADHDAVSKALARVNMSEFRKRQIGELSGGQKKRVFLARALAQDGRVILLDEPFTGVDVKTEDQIVKLLRELRDEGRVMLVSTHNLGSVPEFCDRTILIKGTVLAYGPTMETFTQANLEQAFGGVLRHFVLNEATGGKPHAIGVLTDDERPLVLQDGRATIRKPEQGNGGRE; this is translated from the coding sequence GTGACGGCGCCGGTCACGAACCGCGTCCGCCTCGCATCTTCGGATGCGGGGTCAGGCATCGTCGTGAAGGGCGCCACCGTCACCTACCGCAATGGCCATACAGCTCTTCGGGAGGCAAGCTTCCAGATCCCGACGGGCACTATCTCAGCACTTGTCGGGGTCAATGGCTCCGGCAAGTCGACACTGTTCAAGGCGATCATGGGCTTCGTCCGCCTCGCCAAGGGCGAGATCCGGGTGCTCGGCGTGCCGGTCGCCGAAGCGCTCCGCAGGAACCTCGTCGCCTACGTGCCGCAAGCCGAAGAGGTCGACTGGAATTTTCCGGTCCTGGTCGAAGACGTCGTGATGATGGGCCGCTACGGCCATATGGGCATGATGCGCCTGCCGAAGGCGGCCGACCACGACGCTGTTTCGAAGGCGCTTGCCCGCGTCAATATGAGCGAGTTCCGCAAGCGTCAGATCGGGGAGCTTTCGGGCGGGCAGAAGAAGCGCGTCTTCCTCGCCAGAGCGCTCGCACAGGACGGCCGCGTCATCCTGCTCGACGAGCCCTTCACCGGCGTCGACGTCAAGACCGAAGATCAGATCGTCAAACTGCTTCGGGAATTGCGTGACGAAGGCCGAGTGATGCTGGTCTCGACGCACAATCTCGGCAGCGTGCCGGAATTCTGCGACCGGACCATTCTGATCAAGGGTACGGTGCTCGCCTATGGCCCGACAATGGAGACTTTTACGCAAGCGAACCTCGAACAGGCGTTCGGCGGCGTACTGCGTCACTTCGTGCTGAACGAGGCCACTGGCGGCAAGCCTCACGCGATCGGCGTCCTTACCGATGACGAACGTCCGCTGGTGCTTCAGGATGGCAGGGCGACGATACGAAAGCCGGAACAGGGTAACGGAGGCCGGGAATGA
- a CDS encoding metal ABC transporter permease, protein MMTGLLEPFTYDYMLNAMWVSALVGGVCAFLSCYLMLKGWSLIGDALSHSIVPGVAGAYMLGLPFAIGAFFSGTLAAAAMLFLNQRTKLKEDAIIGLIFSAFFGLGLFMVSISPTSVNIQTIVLGNILAITPGDTIQLAIIGFVSLAILLVKWKDLMVTFFDESHARSIGLNPTALKIMFFALLSASTVAALQTVGAFLVICMVVTPGATAYLLTDRFPRLLAIAVAIGSITSFTGAYASYFLDGATGGIIVCLQTLIFLIAFLFAPKHGMLAARRRAAQALEAGL, encoded by the coding sequence ATGATGACCGGCCTCCTCGAACCCTTTACCTATGATTACATGCTGAACGCCATGTGGGTCTCCGCCCTTGTCGGCGGTGTCTGCGCGTTCCTGTCCTGCTATCTCATGCTCAAGGGCTGGTCGCTGATCGGCGACGCGCTTTCCCACTCGATCGTGCCAGGCGTGGCCGGCGCCTATATGCTCGGCTTGCCCTTCGCCATCGGCGCCTTCTTCTCGGGTACGCTGGCTGCGGCTGCGATGCTCTTCCTCAATCAGCGCACCAAGCTGAAAGAAGATGCCATCATCGGTTTGATCTTCTCGGCATTCTTCGGGCTTGGCCTGTTCATGGTCTCGATCTCGCCGACCTCGGTGAACATCCAGACTATCGTGCTAGGCAACATCCTGGCGATTACGCCCGGCGATACGATCCAGCTCGCCATCATCGGCTTCGTCTCGCTTGCGATCCTCCTCGTCAAATGGAAAGACCTGATGGTCACCTTCTTCGATGAGAGCCATGCGCGCTCGATCGGCCTCAACCCGACCGCCCTCAAGATCATGTTCTTCGCACTGCTGTCGGCTTCGACGGTGGCTGCGCTCCAGACTGTGGGCGCTTTCCTCGTCATCTGCATGGTCGTCACACCAGGCGCAACTGCCTACCTGCTGACCGACCGTTTTCCGCGGTTGCTGGCCATCGCCGTCGCAATTGGTTCAATCACCAGCTTCACCGGTGCCTATGCGAGCTATTTCCTCGACGGCGCCACCGGCGGCATCATCGTTTGCCTCCAGACACTGATCTTCCTGATCGCCTTCCTCTTTGCACCCAAGCACGGAATGCTGGCAGCGCGTCGTCGCGCGGCGCAAGCGCTGGAGGCTGGACTATGA
- a CDS encoding metal ABC transporter permease, translating into MSFIDTLLSPFQFDFMVNALVISVLVAIPMALLSCFLVLKGWSLMGDAISHAVFPGVVIAYIVGFPYAIGAFVAGMFCAVATGFLKENSRIKQDTVMGIVFSGMFGLGLVLYVKIQSDVHLDHILFGDMLGVSWRDIGGSAVIAAITAGIIGIKWKDFLLHAFDPAQARAVGLRVNLLHYGLLSLISLTIVGALQAVGIILAIAMLIAPGAIAFLLTRRFGTMLVLAVVIAVVGSFLGVYLSFFIDSAPAPTIVLLLSIVFVMAFLHATRKAARVETRETV; encoded by the coding sequence ATGAGCTTCATCGACACGCTTCTGTCGCCCTTCCAGTTCGACTTCATGGTCAACGCGCTTGTTATCTCCGTGCTGGTCGCAATCCCGATGGCATTGCTCTCCTGCTTCCTCGTCCTCAAGGGCTGGTCGCTGATGGGCGACGCGATCAGCCACGCCGTCTTCCCCGGCGTCGTCATCGCCTACATCGTCGGCTTTCCCTATGCGATCGGCGCCTTCGTCGCCGGCATGTTCTGCGCCGTCGCCACCGGCTTCCTGAAGGAAAACAGCCGCATCAAGCAAGACACGGTGATGGGTATCGTGTTCTCCGGCATGTTCGGCCTCGGCCTCGTCCTCTATGTCAAAATCCAGTCGGACGTGCATCTCGACCATATTCTGTTCGGCGACATGCTCGGCGTCTCCTGGCGCGACATCGGCGGTTCAGCTGTCATCGCCGCGATCACTGCCGGTATCATCGGCATCAAGTGGAAGGACTTTCTGCTCCACGCCTTCGATCCGGCCCAGGCGAGAGCCGTGGGTCTGCGCGTCAACCTGCTGCACTATGGTCTGCTCTCCCTGATCTCGCTGACCATTGTCGGGGCGCTGCAGGCCGTCGGCATCATCCTGGCCATCGCCATGCTGATCGCGCCCGGAGCCATCGCCTTTCTGCTGACGCGGCGGTTTGGCACGATGCTGGTTCTTGCCGTTGTCATCGCAGTGGTCGGTTCCTTCCTCGGCGTCTATCTGTCGTTCTTCATCGACAGCGCACCGGCGCCAACCATCGTCCTCCTGCTCTCGATCGTCTTCGTCATGGCGTTCCTCCATGCCACCCGAAAGGCGGCGAGAGTTGAGACGCGCGAAACTGTCTGA
- a CDS encoding LysR family transcriptional regulator, which produces MKEASWDDLQLFFHVATSGGLTGAAARTGLSAPTIGRRMLALERATGRTLFRRGPTGYLLASDGEALFERVLVMQEAAEAIADWRGDVLTLPIVSTGADAWMLWFIAGHLPAVWQPEDRFRMCYKALDTGLDLTYREAHLAIMHGRPERGNFATRRSVSVAHAAYQAATFSAANHNWISLGTEIAVTPADKWTFEQPDHWITSWTNTPLMLLHLIRGGAGRGLLPCFMGDAEPGLVRAGPVTDSLTYDIWITVHEDERQRPEVRMVIDRLSALFSAHADLFAGRRERA; this is translated from the coding sequence ATGAAAGAGGCAAGCTGGGATGACCTGCAGCTCTTCTTCCATGTCGCGACATCGGGCGGCCTGACGGGTGCCGCAGCGCGCACCGGCCTCAGCGCACCCACGATCGGCCGGCGGATGCTGGCGCTGGAGCGGGCGACCGGGCGCACGCTCTTTCGGCGCGGCCCGACCGGCTATCTGCTCGCCAGCGACGGCGAGGCGCTGTTCGAGCGCGTTCTCGTCATGCAGGAGGCGGCCGAGGCGATCGCCGACTGGCGCGGCGACGTGCTGACCCTGCCGATCGTTTCGACCGGTGCCGATGCCTGGATGTTATGGTTCATCGCCGGCCACCTGCCCGCCGTCTGGCAGCCCGAAGACAGGTTCCGCATGTGCTACAAGGCGCTCGATACCGGCCTCGACCTCACCTATCGCGAGGCGCATCTCGCCATCATGCACGGCCGCCCGGAACGCGGCAATTTCGCCACGCGCCGCTCCGTCTCCGTTGCCCACGCAGCCTATCAGGCCGCCACCTTCAGCGCCGCCAATCATAACTGGATTTCGCTGGGAACCGAGATTGCAGTGACACCCGCCGACAAATGGACCTTCGAGCAGCCGGACCACTGGATCACCAGCTGGACGAACACGCCGCTGATGCTGCTCCACCTCATCCGCGGCGGCGCCGGCCGCGGCCTGCTGCCCTGTTTCATGGGCGACGCCGAACCCGGCCTCGTCCGCGCCGGGCCTGTGACCGACAGCCTGACCTATGATATCTGGATCACCGTGCATGAGGATGAGCGCCAGCGGCCGGAAGTGCGCATGGTGATCGACAGGCTGAGCGCGCTCTTTTCCGCGCATGCGGATCTGTTCGCCGGCAGACGCGAGCGCGCCTGA
- a CDS encoding potassium channel family protein — MDHLFDDKTTHHKSLREGLRRIERGEGRKAILLQFLFTVIDIAILAFFVLGPYFRAAPTYLVIDYVIAVWIAAEIAARAIAAPSLRSWILRPMTWIDFIVLATLLFPDALFNFAFLRVMRLWAIGRSPLLKEALRRMGCVDRIDVVRAVINFVVFLFLVTGFVYTSFFYDREGGEGFVDALYFTVATVTTTGFGDITLPGTLGKLTSVVTMIVGISLFVRLAQAVVRPHKVTFACHRCGLQRHDADAVHCKACGEVLNIPDEGA; from the coding sequence ATGGATCATCTCTTCGACGACAAGACGACGCATCACAAAAGCCTGCGCGAGGGGCTGCGGCGCATCGAGCGGGGCGAAGGCCGCAAGGCCATCCTCCTGCAGTTCCTCTTTACCGTCATAGACATCGCCATTCTCGCCTTCTTCGTGCTCGGCCCCTATTTCCGCGCTGCCCCCACCTATCTCGTCATCGATTACGTCATCGCCGTCTGGATCGCCGCCGAGATCGCGGCGCGCGCCATTGCTGCACCGTCTCTGCGCAGCTGGATCCTGCGGCCAATGACCTGGATCGATTTCATCGTGCTGGCAACCCTGCTCTTCCCCGATGCGCTCTTCAACTTCGCCTTCCTGCGGGTCATGCGGCTGTGGGCGATCGGCCGCAGCCCGCTGCTGAAGGAGGCGCTGCGCAGGATGGGCTGTGTCGACCGGATCGATGTCGTCCGGGCGGTCATCAATTTCGTGGTCTTCCTCTTCCTCGTCACCGGTTTCGTCTACACATCCTTCTTCTATGACCGGGAGGGAGGCGAAGGTTTCGTCGATGCGCTCTATTTCACCGTCGCAACCGTCACCACGACGGGCTTCGGCGACATCACCCTGCCCGGCACGCTCGGCAAGCTCACCTCGGTCGTCACCATGATCGTCGGCATCTCGCTCTTCGTGCGCCTGGCGCAGGCGGTGGTGCGGCCGCACAAGGTGACCTTTGCCTGCCACCGCTGCGGCCTGCAGCGCCACGATGCCGACGCCGTCCACTGCAAGGCATGCGGCGAAGTCCTCAACATTCCCGACGAGGGCGCGTAG